A single Carassius carassius chromosome 3, fCarCar2.1, whole genome shotgun sequence DNA region contains:
- the mnx1 gene encoding motor neuron and pancreas homeobox protein 1, whose amino-acid sequence MEKSKNFRIDALLAVDPPKVQTSPLALVTSLPTSSVSSSSESVQASELNTNSEALRPETPSPPRISSCGLIPKPGFLNSPHSGMLGLHPQSSTGIPPQALYGHPMYTYSGQHPALSYSYPHGSHHHHPSDPLKLTASSFQLDHWLRVSTAGMMLPKMADFNGQAQSNLLGKCRRPRTAFTSQQLLELEHQFKLNKYLSRPKRFEVATSLMLTETQVKIWFQNRRMKWKRSKKAKEQAAQETDKQKGKGSQDKTDGLEKDYQKTDSVKRNRIRDFRDSDDEEGDNYMLNSSDCSSDDERTNASDISPQP is encoded by the exons ATGGAGAAATCCAAAAACTTTCGCATCGATGCGCTTCTGGCCGTCGATCCACCAAAAGTGCAGACCTCGCCGCTGGCGCTGGTCACCTCCCTGCCCACCTCTTCAGTATCATCCTCCTCCGAGAGTGTCCAGGCGTCGGAGCTGAACACGAACTCCGAAGCTCTTCGACCCGAGACTCCGTCGCCTCCCAGGATATCGTCTTGCGGCTTGATTCCCAAACCGGGTTTCTTGAACTCTCCTCATTCAGGCATGTTAGGACTACACCCTCAGAGCAGCACCGGGATCCCCCCTCAGGCTCTCTACGGTCACCCAATGTACACTTATTCGGGCCAGCACCCGGCTCTGTCTTACTCATACCCGCACGGCTCGCACCATCACCACCCCAGTGACCCCCTCAAACTCACCGCCAGCTCCTTCCAGCTCGACCACTGGCTGAGGGTCTCCACCGCGGGGATGATGCTGCCTAAAATGGCAGATTTCAATG GCCAGGCGCAGTCAAACTTACTCGGGAAGTGCAGGAGACCAAGAACCGCGTTCACAAGCCAGCAGCTCCTTGAACTTGAGCACCAGTTTAAGCTGAACAAATATCTATCGAGACCAAAACGCTTTGAAGTGGCCACATCATTAATGCTAACAGAGACACAG GTGAAAATCTGGTTTCAGAACAGGCGGATGAAATGGAAGCGCAGTAAAAAGGCTAAAGAACAAGCCGCTCAGGAGACAGACAAGCAAAAGGGTAAAGGAAGCCAGGACAAAACGGACGGACTGGAGAAGGACTACCAGAAGACAGATTCAGTGAAAAGAAACAGAATACGGGACTTTAGAGACAGTGACGACGAAGAAGGAGACAATTACATGCTGAATTCATCTGATTGTTCCTCCGATGATGAACGAACCAATGCCAGTGATATCAGTCCACAACCATGA